One stretch of Nitrospinota bacterium DNA includes these proteins:
- the ispG gene encoding (E)-4-hydroxy-3-methylbut-2-enyl-diphosphate synthase: MKPRPTRKIHIGSLVIGGDSPIAVQSMAATQTQNLTATARQIEILENAHADIIRIAVDSEKDVEALKILRKQFPNSILSVDLQENYKLAPIVAPLVNKIRYNPGHLFHLEKDKSIAEKVRFIVDAARENDCAIRIGVNCGSVDPDYKARYPDDSTEAMVRCAVDHCKMLDDLGFENYVVSLKDSDTNQVIDANRRFAAERPDVPLHLGVTEAGLPPEGIIKTRIAFEQLISEGIGDTIRVSLTLPNEEKGQEITVGREILKDISEGRFRSVPKNFFDGINIIACPSCSRVENDKFVDLAQDVRKMTEYAAKYKLTIAVMGCRVNGPGETDDADLGLWCGPSRVNLKKGTEELGSFSYDEILNKLKTEVDQLISERHGTPEPARN; encoded by the coding sequence ATGAAACCCAGACCGACCCGTAAAATCCATATAGGCTCCCTGGTCATTGGCGGGGATTCGCCGATTGCCGTGCAAAGCATGGCCGCCACCCAGACGCAGAACTTAACGGCCACCGCCCGTCAGATCGAGATTCTAGAAAATGCCCATGCGGATATCATTCGCATCGCCGTTGATAGTGAGAAGGATGTGGAGGCCCTCAAAATCCTGCGCAAACAGTTCCCGAACAGCATTTTATCGGTGGATTTGCAGGAAAACTACAAGCTGGCCCCCATCGTCGCCCCTTTGGTCAATAAAATCCGGTATAATCCAGGGCATCTGTTCCATCTGGAAAAAGACAAATCCATTGCCGAAAAGGTACGATTCATCGTCGATGCCGCACGAGAGAATGATTGCGCCATCCGCATTGGCGTCAACTGCGGTTCCGTCGATCCGGATTATAAGGCAAGGTATCCTGACGACTCGACCGAGGCGATGGTGCGTTGCGCGGTGGATCACTGTAAAATGCTCGATGATCTGGGGTTTGAGAATTATGTGGTGTCGCTCAAGGATTCCGACACCAATCAGGTCATTGACGCCAATCGCCGCTTTGCGGCGGAGCGGCCCGATGTGCCTTTGCACCTGGGTGTGACGGAGGCGGGATTGCCGCCGGAGGGAATCATCAAAACCCGCATCGCCTTCGAGCAGCTCATTTCCGAAGGCATTGGCGATACGATTCGCGTTTCCCTCACCCTGCCCAATGAGGAAAAGGGGCAGGAGATCACGGTGGGCCGCGAAATTTTAAAGGATATCAGCGAGGGCCGGTTCCGTTCGGTGCCGAAGAATTTTTTCGATGGCATCAACATCATTGCCTGCCCGAGTTGTTCCAGGGTGGAGAACGATAAGTTTGTCGATCTCGCGCAGGATGTTCGCAAGATGACGGAATATGCGGCAAAATATAAGCTCACCATTGCCGTGATGGGTTGCAGGGTAAACGGGCCGGGGGAAACGGACGACGCCGATCTCGGGTTGTGGTGCGGCCCCTCAAGAGTGAACTTGAAAAAGGGCACGGAGGAACTCGGGTCTTTTTCATATGATGAGATATTGAATAAGTTAAAAACTGAAGTCGATCAATTAATCAGTGAACGGCACGGAACGCCGGAACCGGCCCGGAATTAG
- the tig gene encoding trigger factor, translating to MEFAVEELDNLKRKLNITVPEDEVCSRVNNAYKILNRQITMPGFRKGKIPQKILEKQVPIQSLKDMFQEMMQEYYDKALKESGIIPAGAPEIENTELENIKKDAPFKFSVVLDIKPTLEVKDYKGLKYKMKEARVSEEELEKAINDILVRYGNLEHYEDEEHKIQKGDFLLLDFEGFMEGQPLEDGAATDYKVRVGDKRMIEGFEDQLVEHKVGEEFEIKVALPANWNNKIQRISMPVPGTEGESHDDRATFKVKIKEVRYQVLPELNDEIAEKEGFSNVDLFRRGVKTDLQAYKEQQEEIRIKEDIFNKLVKENKVEPPETMVKRELRFMIEGMKYQIEQSGMKLEDSGFEQEKAEEEWRDKAIFNTKGYLVLEAIAARENIHVAQTDLDEEYKKLAEQTKQRVEDIKRRMMANAESLNQTTSKILGLKTMDFVYSNCEFEYVKELDAEETAKTP from the coding sequence ATGGAATTTGCAGTTGAAGAGTTGGACAACCTGAAGCGGAAGTTGAATATCACCGTTCCCGAGGATGAGGTTTGCAGCCGGGTGAACAATGCGTATAAAATATTAAACCGTCAAATCACCATGCCGGGGTTTCGCAAGGGTAAAATTCCACAGAAAATTTTGGAAAAGCAGGTGCCGATTCAGTCCCTGAAGGATATGTTTCAGGAAATGATGCAGGAATATTATGACAAGGCCCTGAAAGAATCGGGGATCATTCCTGCCGGTGCGCCGGAGATCGAAAACACCGAACTCGAAAATATCAAAAAAGACGCGCCGTTTAAATTTTCTGTTGTTCTCGACATCAAGCCGACTCTCGAGGTTAAGGACTATAAGGGCCTTAAGTATAAAATGAAGGAAGCCAGGGTCAGCGAAGAAGAACTGGAAAAGGCCATTAATGACATTCTTGTGCGGTACGGGAACCTTGAGCATTATGAAGATGAGGAACATAAAATCCAAAAGGGTGATTTTTTGCTCCTCGATTTTGAAGGCTTCATGGAAGGTCAACCTTTGGAAGATGGAGCCGCCACCGACTATAAAGTCCGTGTGGGCGATAAACGCATGATCGAAGGTTTTGAAGATCAATTGGTCGAGCATAAAGTGGGAGAGGAATTTGAAATCAAAGTCGCGCTACCGGCCAACTGGAATAACAAAATCCAACGGATCAGTATGCCTGTCCCCGGTACCGAGGGGGAAAGCCATGATGATCGAGCAACTTTCAAGGTGAAAATCAAGGAAGTCAGATACCAGGTGCTTCCAGAGTTGAACGACGAAATTGCAGAAAAAGAAGGATTCAGCAACGTTGATCTCTTCAGGCGAGGAGTCAAAACCGACCTTCAGGCATACAAAGAGCAGCAAGAGGAAATTCGGATCAAAGAGGATATCTTCAATAAACTGGTTAAAGAGAACAAGGTTGAGCCTCCTGAAACAATGGTTAAGAGAGAACTCAGGTTCATGATTGAGGGCATGAAATATCAGATCGAACAATCCGGAATGAAACTGGAGGACTCAGGGTTCGAGCAGGAAAAGGCCGAAGAGGAGTGGAGGGATAAGGCCATATTCAACACGAAAGGTTACCTGGTTCTGGAAGCCATTGCGGCGAGGGAAAATATCCATGTAGCCCAAACGGACCTGGACGAGGAATACAAGAAGCTCGCCGAGCAGACCAAGCAAAGGGTCGAGGATATCAAAAGAAGGATGATGGCCAATGCCGAATCCCTCAACCAGACCACTTCCAAAATCCTGGGTCTGAAGACCATGGACTTTGTCTATTCCAACTGCGAGTTTGAATACGTTAAGGAATTGGACGCCGAGGAAACCGCCAAAACCCCTTAA
- a CDS encoding ABC transporter permease subunit — protein sequence MPSYILRRLLLMFPTLIGIVTITFIVTQFVPGGPIDQLRTLLRGHSGVLTEAGGGAMERQGSKSGELDPKQMEQLKKIYHLDRPLWERYLRTFLWYSPQDPKAPLADNFFNYDNWEGFLVFKFGDSFYRNRSVLELIKEKLPVSVSLGVSSFFMTYIICIVLGIAKAVKNETRFDTVSSVIVLVGYSVPGFVMGIFLIVLIGPGDGAIAHLIPLAGLTSEGTPGYADWSMGKKIIDYLHHLAAPLFCYVLGGFATLTMLTKNAILEEMRKQYVITARAKGLSEKKVLFKHILKNALIPLVTGFPIGFLTMFFSGSLLIEQIFTLDGFGLLSYQAVIQRDYPIVLGSMFIFSLIALLGQLLTDLSYVLIDRRISFDESQG from the coding sequence ATGCCCAGTTATATCCTCCGTCGATTACTCCTGATGTTTCCCACCCTTATCGGAATCGTAACGATCACCTTTATCGTCACGCAGTTCGTTCCCGGCGGCCCCATCGACCAACTGCGGACCCTCCTCAGAGGACACAGTGGGGTCCTGACAGAAGCGGGAGGCGGAGCAATGGAAAGACAGGGCTCAAAATCCGGAGAACTGGACCCCAAGCAGATGGAGCAGTTAAAAAAAATCTATCATCTCGACCGCCCTCTTTGGGAAAGGTATTTGCGGACCTTCTTATGGTATTCGCCGCAAGACCCAAAAGCTCCGTTGGCAGATAATTTTTTCAATTATGATAACTGGGAGGGGTTTCTGGTTTTTAAGTTCGGCGATTCTTTTTACCGCAATCGGTCTGTTTTAGAGCTGATTAAGGAAAAACTCCCGGTCTCCGTTTCTCTCGGCGTTTCCAGTTTTTTCATGACCTATATCATTTGCATCGTTTTGGGAATCGCTAAAGCCGTAAAAAATGAGACGCGATTTGACACTGTGAGTAGCGTGATCGTTCTGGTTGGATACAGCGTTCCCGGATTTGTCATGGGAATTTTTCTCATTGTGTTGATCGGCCCCGGTGACGGAGCCATCGCCCACTTGATCCCCCTTGCCGGTCTCACTTCCGAAGGAACTCCCGGATATGCGGATTGGTCCATGGGAAAGAAAATTATCGACTACCTGCATCATCTGGCCGCACCCCTCTTCTGCTATGTGCTGGGGGGCTTCGCCACCCTCACCATGCTGACCAAGAACGCAATACTAGAGGAAATGAGAAAGCAGTACGTCATCACCGCACGAGCCAAAGGATTATCTGAAAAAAAAGTGCTGTTCAAGCATATTTTGAAGAACGCCTTGATCCCTCTAGTGACCGGATTTCCCATCGGCTTTCTCACCATGTTTTTCTCCGGGTCACTTCTCATCGAACAGATATTCACCCTCGACGGGTTCGGTCTGCTCTCTTACCAAGCTGTGATCCAACGTGATTATCCGATTGTGCTGGGCTCAATGTTTATTTTTTCCCTGATCGCTCTCTTAGGTCAACTCCTGACTGACCTCTCCTACGTTCTCATCGACCGGCGAATCAGTTTTGATGAAAGCCAGGGTTAG
- a CDS encoding sensor domain-containing diguanylate cyclase, with product MALHSTEEKEPFFSKIIELAADSVVALNEKMELFYLNKEAEKTFGYTSEEIQGKHLNMLIPERFHKQHALHVRDFSEGEVVARLMNKRNNLTVQCLRHDGSEFSGEISLLKMEFDEKKVFVAIVRDITRHKELENELRILSEYDSLTGILNRRKIEEVVKQEMDRALRYDRAFSLLLLDIDHFKKVNDNFGHDIGDRALKHLVAVCQDNLRKVDFFGRWGGEEFIVLLPEVGSEGISLVAEKLRKAIEQNPLIIDGTREVPLTISIGGTVYDKSEIPWETLFKQMDNALYQAKNQGRNRCCINQAQFSE from the coding sequence ATGGCTTTACACTCCACCGAAGAAAAAGAGCCGTTCTTTAGTAAAATTATCGAATTGGCGGCGGACTCTGTTGTGGCCCTCAACGAAAAAATGGAATTGTTTTATTTGAATAAGGAAGCTGAAAAAACATTTGGCTATACCTCCGAAGAAATTCAAGGGAAGCATTTAAATATGCTGATCCCCGAGAGATTTCACAAACAACATGCTCTTCATGTGCGGGACTTCTCTGAGGGTGAGGTTGTCGCCCGGTTGATGAATAAGAGGAATAATCTGACGGTTCAATGTTTACGCCACGATGGCAGTGAATTTTCCGGCGAAATATCTTTGCTGAAGATGGAGTTTGATGAGAAAAAAGTTTTTGTAGCTATTGTGAGGGATATTACAAGGCATAAAGAACTGGAGAATGAACTGAGAATTTTATCCGAGTACGATTCTTTGACGGGTATCTTGAACCGCCGGAAAATTGAGGAAGTTGTGAAGCAGGAAATGGACCGTGCGTTACGGTATGACCGGGCGTTTTCCCTGTTGCTCCTCGACATAGATCATTTTAAAAAAGTGAATGATAATTTTGGCCACGATATTGGTGACCGGGCGTTGAAGCATCTGGTCGCTGTTTGCCAGGATAATTTGCGCAAGGTGGATTTTTTTGGAAGATGGGGAGGGGAGGAATTTATTGTTTTATTGCCGGAAGTCGGTTCGGAAGGAATTTCACTGGTGGCTGAAAAACTGCGCAAGGCCATTGAACAAAACCCCTTAATCATCGATGGCACAAGAGAAGTTCCTTTGACCATCAGCATAGGAGGAACGGTATATGATAAATCTGAGATACCATGGGAAACTTTATTCAAACAAATGGACAACGCTCTTTATCAAGCCAAGAACCAGGGCAGAAACCGGTGCTGTATCAATCAGGCTCAATTCTCAGAATGA
- a CDS encoding extracellular solute-binding protein, with protein MPLKSILFNRLFLITLFLMTSALPVIAEPQHGLSLYGPEGLKYKADAAYEYANPKAPKGGHLVLSDFGAFTKLNPSSLKGVPAPGISGLVFQTPMDSSSDDNEPFSQYGNLVETVDLAKDHMSMVYHLYKNARFSDGHRVTADDFVFSFDIIKDPEYHPVYKQYFKDIKKAEKIDEHTVKYHFAIYNQELPLITGQMPIFPKHIYGQKGKSFGADFDNIAIGSGPYVVDKYEFGKYISLKRDPNWWGKDLPINRGRYNFDDITWKIFLDPVAIREGFKGGEFDVNLVNSSRDWALDYKGDFVKKGYYIREGVPHQRVTGMQGYAMNTRNELFKSRKVRAAIALVFDFEWSNKNLFYEQYTRNENYFDNNPEMKAQGLPQGEVKQILERLREKYKTHVPKTALTKPVGTPGEGQPLEKNIQLANELLDSAGWKVGKNGIREKDGKRFEFEQLLTSPDFMRISEPYRNNLLKIGVDMKIRIVQVAEYEERLRNFKFDMLVVGYPQSRSPGNEQRSMWGSEAAKTPGSRNYMGIENPAIDELIEMIVEGKTRKELVTAIQAMDRILTHQYYVVPHWYIRIDRVVYWNKFSRPKINPSQASILNNIIEWWWWDKEKAARLEKAQASGEALGLNN; from the coding sequence ATGCCCCTGAAATCCATCCTTTTCAATAGACTGTTTTTAATCACCCTTTTTCTGATGACCAGCGCTCTGCCGGTCATCGCGGAACCGCAACACGGGTTGTCCCTTTATGGTCCCGAGGGACTGAAATACAAGGCGGACGCCGCCTACGAGTACGCCAACCCCAAGGCCCCGAAAGGCGGGCACCTCGTGCTTTCAGATTTTGGCGCCTTCACCAAACTAAACCCCTCATCTTTGAAGGGTGTTCCCGCTCCCGGAATATCCGGGCTGGTGTTTCAAACGCCGATGGACAGTTCCTCGGACGACAACGAACCGTTCTCGCAATACGGCAACCTCGTGGAAACGGTCGATCTGGCCAAGGACCACATGTCGATGGTCTACCATCTTTATAAAAATGCCCGGTTTTCCGACGGACATCGGGTCACGGCGGATGATTTCGTTTTCTCTTTTGATATCATCAAAGACCCGGAATACCACCCGGTGTATAAGCAATATTTCAAAGATATAAAAAAGGCCGAAAAAATCGACGAGCACACCGTCAAATATCATTTCGCCATTTACAATCAGGAACTGCCGCTGATCACCGGGCAGATGCCAATTTTCCCCAAGCACATCTACGGTCAGAAAGGAAAATCCTTCGGAGCGGATTTCGACAACATCGCCATCGGCAGTGGCCCTTATGTGGTCGATAAATATGAGTTTGGAAAATACATCTCCCTCAAGCGCGACCCCAACTGGTGGGGCAAAGACCTGCCGATAAACCGCGGACGCTATAACTTTGACGATATTACCTGGAAAATTTTTCTCGACCCGGTGGCCATTCGCGAAGGGTTCAAGGGCGGCGAATTCGATGTCAACCTCGTCAACAGTTCCCGTGACTGGGCTTTGGATTACAAGGGAGACTTCGTCAAAAAGGGCTATTACATCCGCGAGGGAGTTCCTCATCAGCGCGTGACGGGCATGCAGGGATACGCGATGAACACCCGCAACGAGCTTTTTAAATCGCGCAAAGTCCGGGCGGCCATTGCCTTGGTCTTCGATTTCGAATGGAGCAATAAAAATCTTTTTTACGAGCAATACACCCGCAACGAAAACTATTTCGATAATAACCCGGAAATGAAAGCTCAAGGTTTGCCGCAAGGAGAGGTGAAGCAAATCCTCGAACGATTGCGAGAAAAATATAAAACCCATGTGCCTAAAACAGCATTGACCAAACCCGTCGGCACACCTGGAGAAGGACAGCCTCTGGAAAAAAATATTCAACTGGCCAATGAACTTCTGGATTCCGCAGGTTGGAAAGTGGGAAAGAACGGAATCCGGGAAAAAGACGGAAAGCGGTTCGAGTTTGAGCAATTGCTCACCAGCCCGGATTTCATGCGAATTTCAGAACCTTATAGAAACAACCTGCTTAAAATCGGCGTCGATATGAAAATAAGAATCGTGCAGGTCGCCGAATATGAAGAGCGCTTGCGGAACTTTAAGTTTGACATGCTGGTTGTCGGCTACCCGCAAAGCCGGTCACCGGGAAACGAGCAACGGTCCATGTGGGGAAGCGAAGCCGCCAAAACTCCAGGTTCCCGGAATTACATGGGAATCGAAAACCCGGCCATTGATGAATTGATTGAAATGATCGTGGAGGGAAAAACCCGCAAGGAACTGGTGACCGCCATTCAGGCGATGGATCGCATTCTGACCCACCAATACTACGTCGTTCCCCACTGGTATATCCGTATCGACCGGGTCGTCTATTGGAACAAATTTTCCCGTCCTAAAATCAATCCATCCCAGGCTTCCATTTTGAACAACATCATCGAATGGTGGTGGTGGGACAAAGAAAAGGCGGCACGTTTAGAGAAAGCTCAAGCCTCGGGAGAAGCTTTAGGGTTAAACAATTAA
- a CDS encoding 4Fe-4S cluster-binding domain-containing protein, which produces MQAAYLNLSPGELQQRAEEAYALYRNCTVCPHACEVDRTGEGRGVCGQSDRLVVGASVQHFGEEPPFTGTRGVGNIFVTSCNLRCDYCQNFQISQDNLGKEYSCQQVAEQMLDLQTQGVHFIGWVSPSHVVPGLLRSLALAREKGLHLPVIYNTNGYDALPTLKLLDGIVDIYLPDLKYAKNEVAREFSHIKNYVDHSRSAVLEMHRQVGPLTLNESGLAESGVVVRHLVLPDDTAGTWETLCFIALELSPKVPVSLMSQYQPVHKAGANPRISRRIYSEEYEAALQMTRELGIETVFTQDLEDEQHNLPDFRKKENPFPLDGASLRERIEAG; this is translated from the coding sequence ATGCAAGCGGCTTATCTCAATTTATCTCCAGGCGAATTGCAGCAAAGGGCGGAAGAAGCTTACGCGCTGTATCGCAATTGCACCGTGTGTCCGCATGCCTGTGAAGTGGACCGTACCGGAGAGGGCAGGGGCGTGTGCGGACAAAGCGACCGCTTGGTGGTAGGAGCATCGGTCCAGCACTTTGGAGAAGAACCTCCCTTCACGGGGACCCGAGGCGTGGGAAACATCTTTGTCACGTCCTGTAATCTTCGTTGCGACTATTGCCAAAATTTTCAGATCTCGCAAGATAACCTGGGCAAGGAGTATTCCTGTCAGCAGGTTGCGGAGCAGATGCTGGACCTACAGACGCAGGGAGTGCATTTTATCGGCTGGGTGTCGCCTTCGCATGTGGTTCCAGGATTGCTGAGAAGCCTGGCTCTGGCGAGGGAAAAGGGACTGCATCTGCCCGTTATATATAACACCAACGGCTACGATGCATTGCCCACTTTGAAACTTCTGGACGGCATCGTCGATATTTATCTGCCCGACCTCAAGTATGCCAAAAATGAAGTGGCCCGTGAGTTTTCGCATATCAAGAATTATGTAGATCATTCCCGTTCCGCCGTGCTGGAGATGCACCGGCAGGTGGGGCCGTTGACCCTGAACGAATCCGGATTGGCCGAGAGCGGTGTGGTGGTCCGGCATCTGGTCTTGCCGGACGATACCGCCGGAACCTGGGAAACGTTGTGTTTCATCGCCCTGGAATTGTCCCCGAAAGTTCCTGTGAGCTTAATGAGTCAGTACCAGCCCGTCCACAAAGCAGGTGCGAACCCCCGGATATCCAGAAGGATATATTCGGAGGAATATGAAGCGGCCCTGCAAATGACGCGGGAACTGGGAATAGAAACCGTGTTTACCCAGGACCTTGAAGATGAACAGCACAACCTTCCGGATTTCCGCAAGAAGGAAAACCCGTTTCCGTTGGATGGGGCGAGTTTAAGGGAGAGGATTGAAGCGGGATAG
- a CDS encoding dipeptide ABC transporter ATP-binding protein, translating to MLLDVQNLKTHFKVGFDKTAKAVDGVSFQLEQGKTVALVGESGCGKTQTAYSIIRLLAENGTNPSGKVLYQGKDLLQFSEESMRQLRGNDIAMIFQEPMSSLNPLYRIGNQLEEPLRLHRKVNQGSARTRCIELLDRVGIPEPQKRIDDFPHQLSGGMKQRVMIAMALACEPKLLIADEPTTALDVTIQAQVLHLMSELQQQTGMGILLITHDMGIVNQMADSICIMYAGKIAEQGPREKVYQNMFHPYTRRLFDSIPKPGDTPYLLNTIPGMVPPATEYGEGCLFANRCEFVMDICTKKESAVYSMEPKHQVTCHLFDQGKNPALDHDRERHPAPPRNIEPTEILSVQSLKTHFPVRKGVFRRVAEYVKAVDDVSLNFKRGSTLALVGESGCGKTTFGESLLRLNRNTKGTVMFHDKDIMKLKTPELKLIRKHLQIVFQDPYGSLSPRMTVENIIGEGLEIHFAEQSAEEKSKRIADVLGEVGLAESVRERYPHEFSGGQRQRIAIARALVLEPEFLVLDEPTSALDVSVQAQVLNLLKELQSKHSLTYLFISHNLSVVRYMADTVAIMYLGRIVEQAPVTELFKNPRHPYTRSLLDAVPSLEERKPFNPLVGDVPSPRNPPAGCHFHQRCPIYLNEPEGSPLAQKCRSEYPKKTGTETDFVACHAAGYPIPGKL from the coding sequence ATGCTGTTAGACGTACAAAATCTTAAAACGCACTTCAAGGTCGGCTTCGATAAAACCGCCAAAGCGGTGGATGGCGTGTCGTTCCAATTGGAACAGGGGAAAACCGTGGCCCTGGTCGGAGAGTCGGGATGCGGGAAAACCCAGACCGCTTACTCGATCATCCGGTTGCTTGCCGAAAACGGAACCAACCCCTCGGGAAAGGTGCTTTATCAAGGGAAGGACCTGCTCCAGTTCAGCGAGGAATCCATGCGCCAGCTTCGCGGCAACGACATCGCCATGATTTTCCAGGAACCCATGTCCTCCCTGAATCCCCTGTACCGCATCGGCAACCAGTTGGAAGAACCGTTAAGACTGCACCGCAAAGTTAATCAGGGATCGGCAAGAACACGTTGCATCGAACTGCTCGATCGAGTCGGGATTCCCGAACCGCAAAAACGCATCGACGATTTTCCTCATCAGTTGTCGGGCGGCATGAAACAGAGAGTGATGATCGCGATGGCTTTAGCCTGCGAACCCAAACTGCTGATCGCCGACGAACCCACAACCGCCCTGGATGTCACCATTCAGGCGCAGGTCCTGCATCTGATGTCCGAGCTCCAACAGCAGACGGGGATGGGCATTCTTCTGATCACCCACGACATGGGCATCGTCAATCAGATGGCCGATTCCATCTGCATCATGTACGCCGGAAAAATCGCCGAGCAGGGCCCCAGGGAAAAAGTATATCAAAATATGTTTCACCCCTACACGCGGCGGCTCTTTGACTCCATTCCCAAGCCGGGCGACACCCCATACCTCTTGAACACCATTCCAGGCATGGTTCCGCCAGCGACCGAGTATGGCGAAGGTTGCCTGTTTGCCAATCGCTGTGAATTCGTTATGGACATTTGTACTAAAAAGGAAAGTGCTGTCTATTCGATGGAACCTAAGCATCAGGTCACCTGTCACCTGTTTGATCAGGGGAAAAACCCGGCATTGGATCACGACCGTGAACGGCACCCCGCCCCACCCCGAAATATTGAACCCACCGAGATTCTTTCCGTGCAGTCGCTCAAAACCCATTTTCCCGTCCGGAAAGGTGTTTTCAGACGAGTGGCGGAGTACGTCAAAGCCGTGGATGATGTCAGCCTGAATTTCAAACGCGGTTCCACGCTGGCGCTGGTGGGGGAATCCGGGTGCGGAAAAACAACCTTTGGCGAATCCCTCTTGCGCTTGAATCGAAACACCAAAGGGACCGTGATGTTTCATGACAAAGACATCATGAAATTAAAAACCCCGGAACTGAAACTCATCCGCAAGCACTTACAAATTGTTTTTCAGGACCCCTATGGTTCTTTGTCGCCGCGAATGACAGTGGAGAATATCATTGGTGAAGGGCTCGAAATCCATTTTGCCGAGCAAAGTGCGGAAGAAAAAAGCAAGCGCATTGCTGATGTATTGGGAGAAGTAGGACTCGCAGAATCAGTGCGGGAACGCTACCCTCATGAGTTTTCAGGAGGGCAACGGCAAAGAATCGCCATAGCCCGGGCGCTTGTCCTCGAACCCGAGTTCCTGGTGCTGGACGAACCGACGAGCGCGCTGGATGTGTCCGTTCAGGCGCAAGTGTTAAACCTGCTGAAAGAACTACAAAGCAAACACTCCCTGACCTATTTGTTCATCAGCCACAACCTGAGCGTTGTGCGCTATATGGCCGACACGGTGGCCATCATGTACCTGGGCCGAATCGTGGAACAAGCACCGGTAACGGAATTGTTCAAAAATCCCCGTCATCCCTATACCCGATCGCTTCTGGATGCCGTTCCCAGCTTGGAGGAGCGAAAACCATTTAATCCATTGGTGGGAGATGTCCCGTCCCCTCGCAACCCTCCAGCAGGCTGCCATTTTCACCAGCGCTGCCCCATCTATTTAAACGAACCTGAGGGATCGCCACTGGCCCAAAAATGCCGTTCCGAATACCCCAAAAAAACCGGAACCGAAACGGACTTTGTCGCCTGCCACGCCGCCGGCTACCCCATACCAGGAAAACTTTGA
- a CDS encoding ABC transporter permease — MSLNKEFKIKLQRFRRDRRAFYSFLFITIFFLVSLPAEWLCNVRPVLLSVDGRLYFPILFSYNEKDFGGDLLSEPDYKSDRFLQLISGKQDATVAANKLLMDFEEDDAGEENLGLNLGDFEDEEDENITVISPPDTVKTLSTKVRDFWILWPIIPYDYKYIPSQSKTGRVVLAAPYKTLSYDGKETIDSSLRDQHYLGTDDRGRDVLARLIYGFRISMIFGLSLAVFGTLIGCLIGGTQGFFGGLVDLIGQRLTEIWGSIPRLYILIILSSFFVPSILLLFAILNLTAWMGIAAYIRAEFLKIRTLEFVKAAKAMGVSNFKIMRRHILPNALTPVITFFPFEVTAGILALVSLDYLNLGVPSPAPSLGELLAQGKNNLHALWILLPTFTVLTVMITSLTFVGEGVRNAFDPRKSV, encoded by the coding sequence CTGTCCTTGAATAAAGAATTCAAAATTAAACTGCAACGTTTTCGGCGCGATCGACGGGCATTTTATAGTTTTCTCTTTATCACCATATTTTTTCTCGTGTCGCTTCCCGCCGAATGGTTATGCAACGTGCGTCCCGTTCTATTATCCGTGGATGGTCGGCTCTACTTCCCTATTTTATTTTCATACAATGAGAAAGACTTTGGAGGCGATCTACTGAGCGAACCAGACTATAAATCCGACCGGTTCCTCCAGCTCATCAGCGGAAAGCAAGACGCAACCGTCGCCGCCAATAAACTCCTAATGGATTTTGAGGAAGACGATGCTGGTGAAGAAAACCTGGGCCTGAACTTGGGAGATTTTGAGGACGAAGAAGATGAAAACATTACTGTCATCAGCCCACCGGACACAGTAAAAACACTGTCAACCAAAGTAAGAGACTTCTGGATTCTCTGGCCCATCATACCCTACGATTATAAATACATTCCCAGCCAATCCAAAACAGGCAGGGTGGTTTTAGCCGCTCCCTACAAAACTCTTTCTTACGATGGAAAAGAAACCATCGATTCGTCCCTTAGAGACCAACATTACCTGGGGACCGATGACCGCGGACGTGACGTTCTTGCCCGTCTCATCTACGGATTCAGAATATCCATGATATTCGGATTGTCCCTGGCCGTATTTGGGACTCTCATTGGTTGCCTGATCGGCGGGACGCAGGGGTTTTTTGGCGGTCTGGTGGATCTTATCGGCCAACGGCTAACGGAAATCTGGGGGTCGATTCCCAGACTTTATATATTAATCATTCTCAGTTCGTTTTTTGTGCCTTCAATTTTGTTGCTGTTTGCCATCCTGAATTTGACCGCATGGATGGGAATCGCGGCGTATATCCGCGCGGAATTTTTAAAAATCCGCACTCTGGAATTCGTCAAAGCCGCCAAAGCTATGGGAGTTTCTAATTTTAAAATCATGCGTCGGCACATTCTGCCCAATGCCCTGACTCCGGTGATTACCTTTTTTCCCTTTGAAGTCACGGCGGGCATTTTGGCGTTGGTGAGTCTCGACTACCTCAATCTCGGTGTGCCCAGTCCGGCGCCGAGCCTGGGAGAATTACTGGCACAAGGGAAAAATAATCTGCATGCCCTGTGGATTCTTCTCCCCACCTTCACGGTATTAACGGTGATGATCACCAGCTTGACCTTCGTGGGTGAGGGCGTCCGCAACGCTTTCGATCCGAGAAAATCGGTGTGA